The Candidatus Mycolicibacterium alkanivorans genome contains a region encoding:
- a CDS encoding HNH endonuclease signature motif containing protein, producing MSSISVALDALDAAVELLGAADVRELCAPERFAAVDRLETALRRQIAISREQLTHLEQYEGCPPVGIVLADMLRISRREAKRRLGDAGQLAPRTTLTGEQLPPLLPATAKAWDAGLLDLEHLRVIQKFFRELPDHVPPAQVEKAERSLAEHAQSLRPDQLEKVAARLATHLNPDGTFSEEDRARKRGFVWCGGQRPDGMSVGRLVADPELRAMLDAWLAKFAAPGMCNPDGGDGQRDLRGHGQRQHDALAELVRGRLGDPKLGQHNGLPVTVIVTATVQDLQAKTGHAVTAGGTLIPMSDVIRMATPAYNYLAVFDGVTGKSLWLGRKKRLASAEQRIMLLSKERGCTAPGCTVRGYDCQVHHAVTDWNRGGNTDIDDLTLACKRDNLHAENDGWGTRKLPNGHTEWIPPPGVPLIGGTNSYHHPERLLPDDGDEDDP from the coding sequence ATGAGTTCGATCAGTGTGGCGCTGGATGCGCTGGACGCGGCGGTCGAACTGTTGGGGGCCGCCGACGTACGGGAGTTGTGTGCGCCGGAACGCTTCGCGGCGGTGGACCGGTTGGAGACGGCGCTGCGCAGGCAGATCGCGATCTCGCGCGAGCAGCTCACCCATCTGGAGCAGTACGAGGGTTGCCCGCCGGTGGGCATCGTGTTGGCCGACATGCTGCGGATCAGTCGCCGGGAGGCCAAGCGGCGGCTGGGCGACGCTGGGCAGCTTGCCCCGCGCACCACGTTGACCGGTGAACAGCTGCCGCCGCTGTTGCCGGCCACGGCCAAGGCGTGGGACGCCGGTCTGCTCGATCTCGAACACCTGCGGGTGATTCAGAAGTTCTTCCGCGAGTTGCCCGATCATGTGCCACCGGCACAGGTGGAGAAGGCCGAGCGATCGTTGGCTGAGCATGCCCAGAGTCTGCGGCCCGATCAGTTGGAGAAGGTGGCAGCGCGGCTGGCGACCCACCTCAATCCGGACGGGACGTTTTCCGAGGAGGATCGGGCGCGCAAGCGCGGGTTCGTGTGGTGCGGCGGACAGCGGCCCGACGGGATGAGCGTGGGCAGGCTGGTGGCCGATCCGGAGTTGCGGGCGATGTTGGATGCCTGGTTGGCGAAGTTCGCCGCTCCCGGGATGTGCAACCCGGATGGCGGCGATGGGCAACGTGATCTGCGTGGGCACGGCCAGCGCCAGCATGACGCGTTGGCCGAGTTGGTGCGCGGCCGGTTGGGTGACCCGAAACTGGGCCAGCACAACGGACTTCCGGTGACAGTGATCGTGACCGCGACGGTGCAGGACCTGCAGGCCAAGACCGGTCACGCGGTCACCGCCGGCGGCACCCTAATCCCGATGAGCGACGTGATCCGGATGGCGACGCCGGCGTACAACTATCTGGCGGTCTTCGACGGGGTGACGGGTAAGTCGCTGTGGTTGGGTCGAAAGAAGCGCCTCGCCTCGGCCGAGCAGCGAATCATGTTGCTGAGCAAGGAGCGTGGGTGTACTGCGCCGGGGTGCACTGTGCGCGGTTATGACTGTCAGGTTCATCATGCGGTCACGGACTGGAACCGTGGCGGCAACACTGACATCGACGACCTGACGCTGGCCTGCAAGCGGGACAACCTGCACGCGGAGAACGATGGCTGGGGCACTCGCAAGCTGCCCAACGGCCACACCGAGTGGATTCCGCCACCGGGCGTGCCCCTGATCGGCGGCACCAACTCATACCACCACCCCGAGCGGCTGCTGCCCGACGACGGGGATGAGGACGACCCTTGA
- a CDS encoding PAC2 family protein produces MTPSSYSGAKGPDLPELRNTIIVAAFEGWNDAGDAASDAVEHLDAIWEAETIVEIDDEAYYDYQVNRPVIRQVDGVTRELVWPSMRIAHCRPPGSDRDIVLMHGVEPNMRWRTFCAELLAIADKLNVDTVVILGALLADTPHTRPVPVSGAAYSPESAKFFGLEETRYEGPTGIAGVFQDACVAAGIPAVTFWAAVPHYVSQPPNPKATVALLRRVEDVLDIEVPLGELPAQAEEWEQAVTEMTAEDEEIAEYVSALEQRGDAEVDMNEALSKIDGDALAAEFERYLRRRGPGFRG; encoded by the coding sequence GTGACTCCGTCGAGCTACAGCGGTGCCAAGGGCCCGGACCTGCCCGAACTCCGCAACACCATCATTGTTGCGGCGTTCGAGGGCTGGAACGACGCCGGCGACGCGGCCAGTGATGCGGTCGAGCATCTCGACGCGATCTGGGAGGCCGAGACGATCGTCGAGATTGACGACGAAGCCTATTACGACTACCAGGTGAATCGCCCCGTCATCCGGCAGGTCGACGGCGTCACCCGCGAACTGGTGTGGCCGTCGATGCGCATCGCGCACTGCCGCCCGCCGGGCTCGGATCGCGACATCGTGCTGATGCACGGCGTGGAGCCCAATATGAGGTGGCGCACGTTCTGCGCAGAGCTGCTCGCGATCGCCGACAAGCTCAACGTCGACACCGTCGTGATCCTGGGCGCTCTGCTGGCCGACACGCCGCATACCCGGCCGGTGCCGGTGTCGGGTGCGGCCTATTCCCCCGAGTCGGCCAAGTTCTTCGGTCTCGAGGAGACCAGGTACGAGGGGCCGACCGGGATTGCCGGGGTGTTCCAGGACGCGTGTGTGGCCGCCGGCATCCCCGCGGTGACGTTCTGGGCTGCTGTTCCGCACTACGTCTCGCAGCCGCCCAATCCGAAGGCCACCGTCGCGCTGCTGCGCCGTGTCGAGGACGTCCTCGACATCGAGGTGCCGCTGGGTGAGCTGCCCGCCCAGGCCGAGGAGTGGGAGCAGGCCGTCACCGAGATGACCGCCGAGGACGAAGAGATCGCCGAGTACGTGTCCGCCCTCGAGCAGCGCGGCGACGCCGAGGTGGACATGAACGAGGCGCTGTCGAAGATCGACGGCGACGCGCTGGCCGCGGAGTTCGAGCGCTATCTGCGCCGGCGGGGTCCGGGCTTCCGGGGCTGA
- the metH gene encoding methionine synthase: MTTPEQDNFEPNIRPDCTDELTAALSQRIVVIDGAMGTAIQRDRPDEAGYRGERFKDWPSDLVGNNDLLTLTQPHIISGIHREYLEAGADILETNTFNANAVSLSDYGMSELSYELNYAGAALARKACDEFSTAERPCYVAGALGPTTRTASISPDVNDPGARNVSYDQLVAAYLDAANGLVDGGADILIVETIFDTLNAKAAVFAIETLFEDRGRRWPVIISGTITDASGRTLSGQVTEAFWNSIRHAKPIAVGLNCALGAPEMRPYIAEMARIADTFVSCYPNAGLPNAFGEYDESPKRQAGYLGEFAEAGLVNLVGGCCGTTPAHIAEIVKVVEGKPPRKVPEIPVATRLAGLEPLNITDDSLFVNIGERTNITGSARFRNLIKAEDYDTALSVALQQVQVGAQVIDINMDEGMIDGVAAMDRFTKLIAAEPDISRVPVMIDSSRWEVIEAGLKNVQGKPIVNSISMKEGGEKFVREARLCRKYGAAVVVMAFDEQGQADNLERRKEICSRAYRILTQEVGFPAEDIIFDPNCFALATGIEEHATYGIDFIEACAWIKENLLGVHISGGISNVSFSFRGNNPVREAIHAVFLFHAIKAGLDMGIVNAGALVPYDSIDPELRDRIEDVVLNRRKDAAERLLEIAERFNSTDKAEDPAAAQWRSLPIRERITHALVKGIDAHVDADTEELRAEIAAAGGRPIEVIEGPLMDGMNVVGDLFGAGKMFLPQVVKSARVMKKAVACLLPYIEAEKKAAGATPDDGVGKDTNGTIIMATVKGDVHDIGKNIVGVVLQCNNFEVIDLGVMVPASKILDAAKEHDADIIGLSGLITPSLDEMVNFAVEMEREGLQIPLLIGGATTSRAHTAVKVAPRRSGPVVWVKDASRSVPVAAALLDDKQRPALLEATEKDYASLRERHAQKNERPMLTLEKARANRTPIEWDGYPPPAPAQGLGVREFGDYDLAELREYIDWQPFFNAWEMKGRFPDILNNPASGETARKLYDDAQEMLDTLIKEKWLRANGVIGFFPANAVGDDIEVYTDETRTRVLATLHNLRQQGQHRDGIPNRSLGDYIAPKHTGLADYIGAFAVTAGLGSQDKIAEFKAAHDDYNAILLESLADRLAEAFAERMHQRVRTEFWGYQPDERLDNEALIGEKYRGIRPAPGYPACPEHTEKTTLWELLDVKNRTGIELTESMAMWPGAAVSGWYFSHPQSQYFVVGRIAADQVADYAKRKGWTTQEAERWLAPNLGYDPED, translated from the coding sequence GTGACCACCCCTGAGCAGGACAACTTTGAGCCGAACATCCGGCCCGACTGCACCGACGAGCTGACAGCTGCTCTGAGCCAGCGGATCGTGGTGATCGACGGTGCGATGGGCACGGCGATCCAGCGGGACCGGCCGGACGAGGCCGGTTACCGCGGCGAGCGGTTCAAAGACTGGCCGAGCGATCTCGTGGGCAACAACGATCTGCTGACCCTGACACAGCCGCACATCATCTCCGGCATCCACCGCGAGTACCTCGAGGCGGGCGCCGACATCCTGGAGACCAACACGTTCAACGCGAACGCGGTCTCGCTCTCCGACTACGGCATGTCGGAGCTGAGCTACGAACTGAACTACGCCGGCGCTGCGCTGGCCCGCAAGGCCTGCGACGAGTTCAGCACCGCAGAGCGGCCCTGCTACGTCGCCGGGGCGCTGGGGCCGACGACGCGGACCGCGTCGATCTCGCCGGACGTCAACGATCCGGGAGCCCGCAACGTCTCCTACGATCAACTGGTTGCCGCCTACCTCGACGCCGCCAACGGCCTGGTTGACGGCGGTGCCGACATCCTCATCGTCGAGACGATCTTCGACACGCTCAACGCCAAGGCGGCAGTGTTCGCCATCGAGACGCTGTTCGAGGACCGCGGACGCCGCTGGCCGGTGATCATCTCGGGCACCATCACCGATGCGTCCGGACGGACTTTGTCCGGTCAGGTCACCGAAGCGTTCTGGAACTCGATCAGGCACGCAAAGCCGATTGCGGTAGGCCTCAACTGCGCACTGGGCGCGCCGGAGATGAGGCCGTACATCGCCGAGATGGCGCGCATCGCGGACACCTTCGTCTCCTGCTACCCGAACGCCGGCCTGCCCAACGCCTTCGGCGAGTACGACGAGTCCCCGAAGCGTCAGGCCGGTTACCTCGGCGAATTCGCCGAGGCGGGTCTGGTCAACCTGGTCGGTGGTTGCTGCGGAACGACACCGGCGCACATCGCCGAAATCGTCAAGGTCGTCGAGGGCAAGCCGCCGCGGAAGGTGCCGGAGATCCCGGTCGCCACCCGGCTCGCCGGCCTGGAGCCGCTCAACATCACCGACGACTCGCTGTTCGTGAACATCGGTGAGCGCACCAACATCACCGGCTCTGCCCGGTTCCGCAACCTGATCAAGGCTGAGGACTACGACACCGCGCTATCGGTCGCCCTGCAGCAGGTCCAGGTCGGTGCGCAAGTGATCGACATCAACATGGACGAAGGCATGATCGACGGTGTCGCCGCGATGGACCGGTTCACCAAGCTGATCGCGGCCGAGCCGGACATCAGCCGCGTCCCGGTGATGATCGACTCCTCCAGGTGGGAGGTCATCGAGGCGGGCCTGAAGAACGTGCAGGGCAAGCCGATCGTCAACTCGATCTCCATGAAGGAGGGCGGCGAGAAGTTCGTCCGCGAGGCACGGCTGTGCCGCAAGTACGGCGCCGCCGTCGTCGTCATGGCCTTCGACGAGCAGGGTCAGGCCGACAACCTGGAACGCCGCAAGGAGATTTGCAGCCGCGCCTACCGGATCCTGACCCAAGAGGTCGGCTTCCCGGCCGAGGACATCATCTTCGACCCGAACTGCTTCGCACTGGCGACCGGTATCGAGGAGCATGCGACCTACGGGATCGACTTCATCGAGGCCTGCGCCTGGATCAAGGAAAACCTTCTCGGGGTGCACATCTCGGGCGGCATCTCGAACGTGTCATTCTCGTTCCGGGGCAACAACCCCGTCCGCGAGGCGATCCACGCGGTGTTCCTGTTCCACGCCATCAAGGCCGGCCTCGACATGGGCATCGTCAACGCCGGTGCGCTGGTGCCCTACGACTCGATCGACCCCGAGTTACGGGATCGCATCGAGGATGTCGTCCTGAACCGTCGCAAGGATGCGGCCGAACGACTCCTGGAGATCGCCGAGCGGTTCAACAGCACGGACAAGGCCGAGGACCCGGCGGCGGCGCAGTGGCGCAGCCTCCCGATCCGCGAGCGGATCACCCACGCCCTGGTCAAGGGCATCGACGCCCATGTTGACGCCGACACCGAGGAATTGCGGGCCGAAATCGCCGCCGCAGGCGGTCGCCCCATCGAGGTGATCGAGGGCCCGTTGATGGACGGCATGAACGTCGTCGGTGACCTCTTCGGCGCGGGCAAGATGTTCCTGCCCCAGGTCGTGAAGTCGGCCCGGGTGATGAAGAAGGCCGTGGCCTGCCTGCTGCCGTACATCGAGGCGGAAAAAAAAGCGGCAGGCGCCACCCCAGATGACGGGGTAGGTAAGGACACCAACGGCACGATCATCATGGCGACCGTCAAGGGCGATGTCCACGACATCGGCAAGAACATCGTCGGAGTCGTCCTGCAGTGCAACAACTTCGAAGTGATCGACCTCGGTGTGATGGTGCCTGCGAGCAAGATCCTGGACGCCGCGAAAGAGCACGACGCCGACATCATCGGGCTGTCCGGTCTGATCACCCCGTCCCTGGACGAGATGGTCAACTTCGCCGTCGAGATGGAACGCGAGGGTCTGCAGATTCCGCTGCTGATCGGTGGCGCGACCACGTCGCGCGCGCACACGGCCGTGAAGGTGGCGCCACGTCGCAGCGGTCCGGTGGTCTGGGTCAAGGACGCGTCCCGCTCGGTGCCGGTCGCTGCGGCACTGCTCGACGACAAGCAGCGTCCAGCCTTGCTGGAGGCCACCGAGAAGGATTACGCCTCCCTTCGCGAACGGCATGCTCAGAAGAACGAGCGGCCGATGCTGACGCTGGAGAAGGCGCGCGCCAACCGGACGCCGATCGAGTGGGACGGCTACCCGCCACCGGCGCCCGCGCAGGGCCTCGGCGTGCGGGAGTTCGGTGACTACGACCTCGCCGAGCTGCGCGAATACATCGACTGGCAGCCATTCTTCAACGCCTGGGAGATGAAGGGCCGGTTCCCCGACATCCTCAACAACCCGGCCTCGGGCGAGACCGCCCGCAAGCTCTACGACGACGCCCAGGAGATGCTCGACACCCTGATCAAGGAAAAGTGGCTGAGGGCCAACGGGGTGATCGGGTTCTTCCCGGCGAACGCGGTCGGTGACGACATCGAGGTCTACACCGACGAGACCCGCACCCGGGTGCTGGCCACGCTGCACAACCTGCGCCAACAGGGCCAGCACCGGGACGGCATCCCGAACCGGTCACTGGGCGACTACATCGCGCCCAAACACACGGGTCTGGCCGACTACATCGGCGCGTTCGCCGTCACCGCGGGGCTCGGCAGCCAGGACAAGATCGCAGAGTTCAAGGCGGCCCACGACGACTACAACGCGATCCTGCTGGAGTCGCTCGCCGACCGGCTGGCCGAAGCGTTCGCCGAGCGGATGCATCAGCGGGTCCGCACGGAGTTCTGGGGATACCAGCCCGACGAGCGCCTGGACAACGAGGCCCTCATCGGTGAGAAGTACCGCGGGATCCGCCCTGCCCCCGGCTACCCGGCCTGCCCGGAACACACCGAGAAGACGACGCTCTGGGAGTTGCTGGACGTCAAGAACCGGACCGGCATCGAGCTGACCGAGTCGATGGCGATGTGGCCCGGCGCTGCCGTCAGCGGCTGGTACTTCTCGCACCCGCAGTCGCAGTACTTCGTGGTCGGACGGATAGCCGCGGACCAGGTCGCCGACTACGCGAAGCGCAAGGGCTGGACCACGCAGGAAGCCGAGCGCTGGCTCGCCCCGAACCTCGGCTACGACCCGGAGGACTGA
- a CDS encoding HAD family hydrolase: MRAVLWDMDGTLVDSEKLWDVAINELYRRRGRVLAPEVRGATVGGSADGVIRIVFDDLGLDPNPEHMAEVADWMHDYVGELFTTGLPWCPGARELLDALLAADVPMALVTNTRRALTENALNSIGRQYFSVTVCGDEVPAGKPAPDVYLRAAELLDFGAGDCLAIEDSIAGTAAAEDAGCPVLVVPNDVEVPITPRRRHVSSLTQVGIPQLREIYAELQLGLGERSA; this comes from the coding sequence GTGCGAGCGGTCTTGTGGGACATGGACGGCACCCTAGTCGACTCCGAAAAGCTATGGGATGTCGCGATCAACGAGCTGTATCGCCGTCGTGGGCGGGTGCTGGCACCCGAGGTCCGCGGCGCCACGGTGGGCGGTTCGGCCGACGGGGTGATCCGCATCGTGTTCGACGATCTGGGTCTGGATCCGAACCCGGAGCACATGGCAGAGGTTGCTGACTGGATGCACGACTACGTCGGGGAATTGTTCACGACCGGTTTGCCGTGGTGTCCTGGCGCTCGGGAACTGCTCGACGCGTTACTGGCCGCCGACGTCCCGATGGCACTGGTGACCAACACCCGTCGGGCCCTGACCGAAAACGCGCTGAATAGCATTGGAAGGCAATATTTTTCGGTGACTGTCTGCGGTGACGAGGTCCCGGCGGGGAAGCCCGCTCCGGACGTCTACCTCCGCGCCGCTGAACTGCTAGATTTCGGCGCGGGTGATTGTCTGGCGATCGAGGACTCGATCGCCGGCACCGCTGCCGCCGAGGACGCCGGTTGCCCGGTGTTGGTGGTGCCCAACGACGTCGAGGTTCCGATCACCCCGCGGCGCCGGCACGTTTCGTCGCTCACGCAGGTGGGCATCCCGCAACTGCGTGAGATCTACGCCGAACTGCAGCTCGGGCTCGGCGAACGCTCCGCGTGA
- a CDS encoding phosphoribosyl-ATP diphosphatase, which produces MKQSQPVKTFEELFAELGERASTRPAGSATVAALDAGVHSLGKKILEEAGEVWLAAEHEPDEALAEEISQLLYWTQVLMVARGLSLDDIYRKL; this is translated from the coding sequence ATGAAACAATCGCAGCCCGTGAAGACCTTCGAGGAACTGTTCGCCGAGCTGGGGGAGCGTGCGAGCACGCGTCCCGCGGGTAGCGCCACCGTCGCCGCCCTGGACGCCGGCGTGCACAGCCTCGGCAAGAAGATCCTCGAGGAGGCCGGTGAGGTCTGGCTGGCCGCCGAGCACGAACCCGACGAGGCGCTGGCCGAGGAGATCAGTCAGCTGCTGTATTGGACGCAGGTACTGATGGTGGCCCGTGGTCTGAGCCTCGACGACATCTACCGGAAGCTCTAG
- the hisG gene encoding ATP phosphoribosyltransferase produces MLRVAVPNKGALSESAAEILSEAGYRRRSDPKDLTVIDRANGVEFFFLRPKDIAIYVGSGQLDFGITGRDLAAESEAPVHERLALGFGSSSFRYAGPAGRDWSVADLAGKRIATAYPNLVRKDLRDKGIDARVIRLDGAVEISIQLGVADAIADVVGSGRTLSLHNLVAFGDSLCDSEAVLVERTDDGADANRAARDQLAARVQGVVFGQQYLMLDYDCPRPVLQRATEITPGLESPTIAPLADPDWVAVRALVPRRDVNAIMDELAAIGAKAILASDIRFCRF; encoded by the coding sequence ATGTTGCGCGTCGCCGTCCCCAACAAGGGGGCCCTGTCCGAATCCGCCGCAGAGATCCTCTCCGAGGCGGGCTACCGCCGGCGCAGCGACCCCAAGGACCTCACCGTCATCGACCGGGCCAACGGTGTCGAGTTCTTCTTCCTGCGGCCCAAGGACATCGCCATCTACGTCGGCTCCGGCCAGCTCGACTTCGGCATCACCGGCCGCGACCTGGCGGCCGAATCCGAGGCGCCCGTGCACGAGCGGCTGGCACTGGGCTTCGGCTCGTCCAGCTTCCGGTATGCCGGCCCGGCCGGCCGAGACTGGTCCGTCGCTGATCTGGCCGGCAAGCGAATCGCCACCGCTTACCCGAATCTTGTTCGAAAAGACCTGCGGGACAAGGGCATTGATGCGAGGGTGATCCGGCTGGACGGCGCGGTCGAGATCTCGATCCAACTCGGTGTGGCCGACGCGATTGCCGACGTGGTGGGCTCTGGTCGCACCCTGAGCCTGCACAACCTGGTGGCCTTCGGCGATTCGCTGTGCGATTCCGAGGCGGTGCTCGTCGAGCGCACCGATGACGGCGCCGACGCCAACCGCGCCGCGCGGGACCAGCTGGCCGCCCGGGTGCAGGGCGTGGTGTTCGGCCAGCAGTACCTGATGCTCGACTACGACTGCCCGCGCCCGGTACTGCAGCGCGCCACCGAGATCACCCCCGGCCTGGAATCGCCGACCATCGCGCCGCTGGCCGATCCCGACTGGGTAGCGGTCCGCGCCCTCGTGCCGCGCCGCGACGTCAACGCGATCATGGACGAACTGGCGGCCATCGGCGCCAAGGCGATCCTGGCCTCCGACATCAGGTTCTGTCGCTTCTGA
- a CDS encoding DUF4126 family protein, which produces MTHALVLLLALLIGVIAGLRAFTAPAVMAWAAFLDWINLSGTWASWVGHWATVTVLTVIAVAELISDQMEQTPSRKTAVQFVTRLVTGGFAGAVLGTAWGYPWSSLGMGIIGAVLGTIGGYEARTRLVRATGGRDLPIGVLEDVVAAVGGVAVAVLVSVL; this is translated from the coding sequence GTGACCCACGCACTCGTTCTGCTGCTGGCCCTGCTCATCGGGGTGATTGCCGGCCTGCGGGCCTTCACCGCACCGGCAGTCATGGCATGGGCGGCGTTCCTCGACTGGATCAACCTCTCCGGAACCTGGGCGTCATGGGTGGGCCACTGGGCCACCGTGACGGTGCTGACGGTGATCGCCGTCGCCGAGCTGATCTCCGACCAGATGGAGCAGACCCCCAGCCGCAAGACGGCGGTGCAGTTCGTGACGCGGCTTGTCACAGGCGGCTTCGCCGGCGCGGTGCTCGGAACCGCGTGGGGCTATCCGTGGAGCAGCCTCGGCATGGGCATCATCGGTGCCGTGCTGGGCACCATCGGCGGCTACGAGGCGCGCACCCGACTGGTCCGTGCGACCGGCGGCCGCGACCTGCCGATCGGCGTGCTCGAAGACGTGGTCGCGGCGGTCGGCGGTGTGGCGGTCGCTGTTCTGGTCAGCGTGCTCTGA
- a CDS encoding RecB family exonuclease, whose product MSDRATTERPRPALSPSRAADFKQCPLLYRFRAIDRLPEPPSTAQLRGSVVHAVLEQLYGLPAVERGPQTALSLVDPAWDRVLAGHPELTVGLSTEERAQLLADARALLSGYYRLEDPTRFDPASCEQRIEVELADGTLLRGFVDRIDVAGTGEVRVVDYKTGKAPPAARALAEFKALFQMKFYAVALLRSRDVLATRLRLIYLADGQLLDYTPDLDELLRFEKTLMAIWRAIQSTGATGDFRPNPSRLCGWCSHRALCPVYEGTPPPYPGWPERLGEPAARR is encoded by the coding sequence ATGTCTGATCGGGCGACCACTGAGCGACCGCGGCCCGCGCTGTCGCCGTCGCGGGCCGCCGATTTCAAGCAGTGTCCGCTGCTGTACCGGTTCCGGGCGATCGACCGGCTGCCGGAGCCGCCATCCACCGCGCAGCTGCGCGGGTCGGTGGTGCACGCCGTTCTGGAGCAGCTCTACGGGCTGCCTGCCGTCGAGCGCGGCCCGCAGACCGCGCTGTCCCTGGTCGACCCGGCCTGGGACCGGGTGCTGGCCGGCCACCCCGAGCTGACCGTGGGGCTCAGCACCGAGGAGCGCGCGCAGCTGCTGGCCGACGCCCGTGCGCTGCTGTCCGGCTACTACCGGCTTGAGGACCCCACCCGCTTCGACCCGGCGAGCTGCGAACAGCGCATCGAAGTGGAGCTGGCCGACGGCACCCTGCTGCGCGGATTCGTCGACCGCATCGACGTCGCGGGCACCGGCGAGGTAAGGGTGGTGGACTACAAGACCGGCAAGGCCCCGCCGGCAGCGCGGGCGCTGGCGGAGTTCAAGGCGCTGTTCCAGATGAAGTTCTACGCGGTGGCGCTGCTGCGCTCGCGCGACGTGCTGGCCACCCGGCTGCGGTTGATCTATCTCGCCGACGGTCAGCTGCTGGACTACACCCCTGATCTCGACGAGTTGCTGCGCTTCGAGAAGACCTTGATGGCGATCTGGCGTGCGATCCAATCAACCGGTGCGACAGGCGATTTCCGCCCCAACCCGTCTCGGCTGTGCGGCTGGTGCAGTCACCGCGCGCTGTGTCCGGTCTACGAAGGCACCCCGCCGCCCTACCCGGGCTGGCCTGAGCGGCTGGGCGAGCCGGCCGCACGACGGTGA
- the trmI gene encoding tRNA (adenine(58)-N(1))-methyltransferase TrmI has translation MTERAAAPRRTGPFVVGDRVQLTDPKGRHYTMILSPGSEFHTHRGAIAHDTVIGLPEGSVVKSTNGDAFLVLRPLLIDYVMSMPRGAQVIYPKDAAQIVHEGDIFPGARVLEAGAGSGALTCSLVRAVGPAGEVISYEVRDDHAEHARRNVDTFFGQTPENWRLIVGDLVDSELAEASVDRAVLDMLAPWDVLDTVARLLIPGGVLIVYVATVTQLSKTVEALREQQCWTEPRAWETLQRGWNVVGLAVRPEHNMRGHTAFLISARRLAPGTITPTPLRRKRLPT, from the coding sequence GTGACTGAGCGCGCGGCAGCCCCGCGAAGGACCGGGCCCTTCGTTGTCGGGGACCGCGTTCAGCTCACCGACCCCAAGGGCCGGCACTACACGATGATCCTGTCGCCGGGCAGCGAGTTCCACACCCACCGCGGAGCCATCGCCCACGACACGGTGATCGGCCTGCCCGAGGGCAGCGTGGTCAAGTCCACCAACGGCGACGCCTTCCTGGTGCTGCGCCCGCTGCTGATCGACTATGTGATGTCCATGCCGCGCGGCGCCCAGGTGATCTACCCCAAGGACGCCGCCCAGATCGTCCACGAGGGCGACATCTTCCCGGGCGCCCGGGTCCTGGAGGCCGGCGCCGGGTCCGGAGCGCTGACGTGCTCGCTGGTGCGCGCCGTCGGACCCGCCGGCGAGGTGATCTCCTACGAGGTACGCGACGACCATGCCGAGCACGCCCGGCGCAATGTCGACACCTTCTTCGGGCAGACCCCGGAGAACTGGCGGCTCATCGTCGGCGACCTCGTCGACTCCGAACTCGCCGAGGCCTCCGTCGACCGGGCGGTGCTCGACATGCTGGCACCGTGGGACGTGCTCGACACCGTGGCGCGGCTGTTGATCCCCGGCGGCGTGCTGATCGTCTACGTGGCCACCGTGACCCAGTTGTCCAAGACGGTCGAGGCGCTACGCGAACAGCAGTGCTGGACCGAACCGAGGGCCTGGGAGACACTGCAGCGCGGCTGGAACGTCGTCGGGCTCGCGGTGCGCCCGGAGCACAACATGCGCGGCCACACCGCGTTCCTGATCTCCGCGCGCCGGCTGGCCCCGGGAACCATCACGCCAACGCCGTTGCGGCGCAAGCGACTTCCGACCTGA
- a CDS encoding DUF503 domain-containing protein codes for MWIGWLEFDILLGDVRSLKEKRSVVRPIVAELQRRFSVSAAETDSLDLHRRAGVGLSVVAADPAHVIDVLDAAERLVASRPQIELLSARRGLHRSDD; via the coding sequence ATGTGGATCGGCTGGCTCGAGTTCGACATCCTGCTCGGTGACGTGCGCTCACTGAAGGAGAAGCGCTCGGTGGTGCGGCCGATCGTCGCCGAACTGCAGCGCCGGTTCAGCGTCTCTGCGGCGGAAACCGACTCTCTTGATCTGCACCGCCGGGCCGGCGTCGGCCTGTCGGTGGTCGCCGCCGACCCGGCCCATGTGATCGACGTGCTCGACGCCGCCGAACGGCTGGTCGCCTCCCGTCCCCAGATCGAGCTGTTGTCGGCGCGGCGCGGCCTGCACCGCAGCGACGACTAG